From one Cyprinus carpio isolate SPL01 chromosome B3, ASM1834038v1, whole genome shotgun sequence genomic stretch:
- the LOC109080092 gene encoding ferritin, middle subunit-like, giving the protein MDSQIRQNYDRDCEALINKMINLELYASYIYTSMAHYFKRDDVALPGFAKFFKKNSEEEREHAEKFMELQNKRGGRIVLQDIKKPDRDMWGNGLIAMQCALQLEKNINQALLDLHKVASEKGDPHLCDFLETHYLNEQVEAIKKVGDHITNLSKMDAGNNRMAEYLFDKHTLDS; this is encoded by the exons ATGGATTCTCAGATTCGCCAGAACTACGACCGCGACTGCGAGGCTTTGATCAACAAGATGATCAACTTGGAGCTTTACGCTTCTTACATTTACACTTCAATG GCTCACTACTTCAAACGGGATGATGTCGCTCTTCCTGGTTTTGCCAAGTTCTTCAAGAAGAACAGCGAGGAGGAGCGCGAGCATGCTGAGAAGTTCATGGAGCTCCAGAACAAGAGGGGGGGACGCATCGTCCTCCAGGACATCAAG AAACCTGATCGTGATATGTGGGGCAATGGACTGATTGCTATGCAGTGCGCTCTTCAGCTGGAGAAGAACATCAACCAGGCTCTGCTGGATCTGCATAAGGTCGCCTCTGAGAAGGGAGACCCTCAT CTGTGTGACTTCCTGGAGACTCACTACCTGAATGAGCAGGTTGAGGCCATCAAGAAAGTTGGTGACCACATCACCAACCTTTCCAAGATGGATGCTGGCAACAACAGGATGGCGGAGTACCTGTTTGACAAGCACACCCTGGACAGCTAA
- the LOC109080076 gene encoding ferritin, middle subunit-like, which produces MEILRIKPVEMENSQIHQNYDRDCEALINKMINLELFAGYTYTSMAHYFKRDDVALPGFAKFFKKNSEEEREHAEKFMELQNKRGGRIVLQDIKKPDRDMWGNGLIAMQCALQLEKNINQALLDLHKVASEKGDPHLCDFLETHYLNEQVEAIKKLGDHITNLSKMDAGNNRMAEYLFDKHTLDS; this is translated from the exons ATGGAAA TTTTAAGAATAAAACCTGTCGAAATGGAGAATTCTCAGATTCACCAGAACTACGATCGTGACTGCGAGGCTTTGATCAACAAGATGATCAACTTGGAGCTTTTTGCTGGATACACCTACACCTCCATG gCTCACTACTTCAAACGGGATGATGTCGCTCTTCCTGGTTTTGCCAAGTTCTTCAAGAAGAACAGCGAGGAGGAGCGCGAGCATGCTGAGAAGTTCATGGAGCTCCAGAACAAGAGGGGGGGACGCATCGTCCTCCAGGACATCAAG AAACCTGATCGTGATATGTGGGGCAATGGACTGATTGCTATGCAGTGCGCTCTTCAGCTGGAGAAGAACATCAACCAGGCTCTGCTGGATCTGCATAAGGTCGCCTCTGAGAAGGGAGACCCTCAT CTGTGTGACTTCCTGGAGACTCACTACCTGAATGAGCAGGTTGAGGCCATCAAGAAACTTGGTGACCACATCACCAACCTTTCCAAGATGGATGCTGGCAACAACAGGATGGCGGAGTATCTGTTTGACAAGCACACCCTGGACAGCTAA